In 'Nostoc azollae' 0708, the following are encoded in one genomic region:
- a CDS encoding FGGY-family carbohydrate kinase, translated as MRDNLGLIQSSADLEALASTVTDNGGVYFVPAFSGLFAPYWRNYARGGIVGMTSYTKKGHIARALLEGTAWQTREVLDAMREDAQLNLTALKVDGGMVYNNLLMQFQSDVLGVPVIRPQLVETTALGAAYAAGLATSFSSSLEELSDNWLLDQTWEAKIDVVEREGCYRLWKKAVAKTFDWV; from the coding sequence TTGCGTGACAACTTGGGGTTAATTCAAAGCAGTGCAGACCTAGAAGCATTAGCTAGTACAGTTACAGACAACGGTGGTGTTTATTTTGTACCTGCCTTCTCTGGGTTATTTGCTCCCTATTGGCGCAATTATGCTAGAGGTGGGATTGTGGGGATGACCAGCTATACAAAGAAAGGTCATATTGCCCGTGCGCTGTTAGAAGGAACAGCATGGCAGACTCGTGAAGTTTTAGATGCGATGAGAGAAGACGCGCAGTTGAATTTAACTGCTTTGAAGGTAGATGGTGGGATGGTTTACAACAACCTGCTGATGCAATTTCAAAGCGATGTGTTAGGTGTGCCAGTGATTCGTCCGCAGCTAGTAGAAACTACAGCTTTAGGGGCAGCTTATGCTGCTGGGCTGGCAACTAGTTTCTCGAGTAGTCTGGAGGAGTTGTCTGATAATTGGCTTTTAGATCAGACTTGGGAAGCAAAGATAGATGTTGTGGAGAGGGAAGGTTGTTATAGGCTTTGGAAGAAGGCGGTTGCTAAAACTTTTGACTGGGTATAG